The Candidatus Nanosynbacter featherlites region AGCTTGGTGTGCCGCCAGACTAATGGCTGAGCCCCCAGTACTACGTCCCATAATGCCATTGATACCAGCCATAAAGCCACACACCAGCACGATTCCCAGCGCCACCGCCGCCGTGGTCAATCCTAGACGTGCAAATGACTGGCGGCCAGACTTTTGCAGTAACATCCAACTAACGCTCATCAGACAATCCTCACATTAGTTTTATCAGCCCTCACCTGCGCCGGATGTACCGCTGCCTCAGCACCAGAAATCTGCCCGTCGCGAACGATAATTTCCCGGTCAGCGTAGGCAGCAATCGTTGGCTCGTGCGTCACCATGATGACTGTCGTGCCGTGCTCTTTGGCGGTTTTAATGAATAGCTCCATAACCTTTTCTGAATTCAAACTATCCAGTGAACCAGTCGGCTCGTCAGCAAACAGCACTTTTGGCTCAATCACCATGGCCCGGGCAATCGCCACGCGCTGCATTTGTCCACCCGACAACTCGCCGAGCATACTGTCAGCTTTATTACCCAGCTCAACCTTATTCAGCCATGTTTTCGCCTGCTGATAGGCTTCTTTACGCTTGACACCGTTAAGCAGTAGCGGCAACGCTACATTATCCAGCGCCGTCAACTCTGGCACCAGCTGTCCAAACTGAAAGACAAAGCCAAAGCTAGTGCGCCGCAATATGCTACGCTGATCATCGCTCAGTTTGTCAATCCGCCGGCCGTCAAAATCAATTTCGCCACTATCAACTTTGGTAATCGCCGCCAAGCTGTGTAGTAGCGTCGACTTACCAGATCCCGACGGACCCATAATCGCCAGCACCTCGCCCGCCTCGACATCCAGACTGACACCGCGCAGCGCCTGTGTTTGCCCGAACGACTTTGTAATTTTTTTAGTGCTAATTATTGGTTTGCTCATGCAAAATTTCCTCCTTTAGCCGCGTTAACCGCGAAATAGTTAATTCAATCCAGCGCAAATCCGCCTCCAAATGATACAGTGCATGATCAATCAGCAGCATGTCCGACAAATTACTATCACGCCGCTGCGCTGTCAGCTCGCGCATCCGTTGGATGTGCGCCTGCCGTTGATTATCCAAATACGGTGATGCATCGCCATCCTTCAGAATGGCTAGCACTGCTTTGATGTACATCGTCGCTTGTAGTTGTGGCGACGGTGCTTCTGGTGATTCCAGCCATGCTTGCAAATCTTGCTTGCCCTCATCGGTAATCTCATACCGAACCCTATCCGGCCCGCCTGATTCGCTGGTATCAGTAATTTCTTTGACTTTGTTGTCGCGTTTGAGCCGCGCCAGAGTTGAATATATCTGACCGGTTAAAATTGGCTTGTCCTTGCCAAAATAGCCGTCATATTTTTTCTTCAATTCATAGCCATAATTTGACTCTTCCGCTAAAAAACCTAACAGGGTATATTGAACGCTCATACTCTTACTATACACCCAGTGTTTAGTTATTGCAAGAGTTTTATACACTCAGTGTATAGTTTATGTTGGCGACTAGCTATCAGCCCTCTTGCCGTACGTTTTACCCCATCACAAATACCTCGCCGCCCAAAGGCGAGTAAACTGCACCAGAATGCATACTATTATGCAATTTTGACGTATAATGGATGCATGGTTCAATTTTGCCGAGTATACAACAAGCAGCAGTCCGTCAAGTCGGCCATGATAGGCGTTGGTAAAATTATCAGCTTACCGCCCTACTTACTACTGGCAATTGTCTTATTTGTGCTGTTTGCACTCATCATTTTCTTTGCCATCAACACCAATTTCTACGGTCCGCTGATGATGTCGCGACTACCAATATTAGACAAAATCTCTCTTCTCGGAACCATGTTTATTGATATATTCAAACAGGGCTTCAGCTCACTAAACGGCACGTTACTCCTTGTGGTGTCACTCCTCCAAGGACTGTCAATCACTGTCGTCATTTTCACTGCCAAGAAAAATAAGCGTAGTGAACAGTCGGTCACCAGGCAAGTCGGACTCAGCGGCTTGGCCTCTGTGGCTGCTGCCATTGGCCTGGGCTGCGTCCCCTGCGGCACATCACTCATCCTGCCGCTTGTTGCCGTGTTCTTCTCAGGCGCTGCCGCTGCCACTGCCGCCACCGTCGCTGGCACCATCGTCCTGATTGTAGCCCTACTATTAAGCCTCTTTTCACTCTACAAGTCTGGACAAATTGCCTTTATATATACCGAATTAGCAAAACAGGAGGAACTATGAATCGACAAAAATCAGCGAGTATAGCAATCATTTGGATTATTTCAGGCATTTTGATTACAGCAATCGTCGCATTGTTTATCTACGGCATCGTTAATCGTCCACCAAATCGCCACGTTGGTGACGGCAAGCCGTGGAATGAAAAGATGTCGCAAGGCTCTAGCGAAGCTAAACATGTGTTCGTTGACTACACTGACTATTTCTGCTCATTCTGTGCCGAGGTTGAAGCAGCCACCAACGCTGATTTCTTCAAAAATGAGTATCTCAAATCAGGCAAAGTTCGCTACGAACACCGCGTGGTGACGCTGCTCAAAGAAGTTACCGACAACACAGAAACTGGCGCTCACGCTGCCTTTTGCGCCGCCGACCAAGACAAATATTGGCAATACACGCACGACATCGTGCCGCGCATTAAACGTGACTATTTTGACAAAGGAATTGGTGTGAAAAACGTTGCTGTGCCGCAAAAAATTCCACCGCTGCCACTAGACTACTTCCTGGCGTCTGCTAAAAACATTGGTATGGATGAGGCGAAATTTACTGACTGTATGACCAAAAAACCGCACCAAAAAGAAATTGATGACAGCACCCAAAAAGCTCTTTCGCTTGGTGTGAGCGGCTTACCATATATGGTGATCAATGATTATGTTGCCAGTGGATTTGCTGGTGGCGAGAATGGGCTGAAGGCGATTTTGAAAGCCGGCGGAGTGAACTAATGTCTGCCAAAAAAATGCAAACAAAACCCCAAAAACCATCAAACAAACGACCGTCAATTCAGCCTCGCCGTGAGGCAAAAACCAACACGGCATCCTACAGTACATCCAGGCTGAGCAGTGCTTTATTCACCACCCTACTCTTGCTGGCAGTCGCCGCCATGGCAGCATTGTTTTATCTCCAATCGATACAACCACCCGCCCAGCGACCAACCGTTCTGGAAGATGAAAAATACTATTTCACCGATTCGCGCTATTCTGGCATTCGCTCCAAGTTCGTGACGCGCGACACCAAACGCGAAAAGGTCTCAATTGAATATCCAATCACCAGCAATCCCAAAATCAACAAACTCATCGCCCGAGCAATTGACCGCGCCGACAGTGATTTTCGCTACACCTCGTCGAGCACCATCACCTTTGACCGGCCAATGACCGAAACCATCAGCTACCAAGTTACGCACAATAATTCCGTGGCGCTGTCCATCATCGTCAACATCAAACAAGATACGCACGGCGCCCATCCAGTGGCACTGACGCTATTCTGGACCTTTGATAAAAATTCTGGTGAGGTGATTAGCTTGGATAATTTGACTGAAAAATCAGAGGAAGCTACCAAGGCAATTGTAGCGGCCGCTCAGCGCGACGTCGCACAAACCATTAAACAACGCCACCAACCAGAAGCAAATCTCGAGGAGATGATCACCAAAGAAACGTTGGCGAACTTTACCATCACCGACGATGGCAACACCTTAGCTTGGCCAATTGGACAAGCCTCCTTGCTGCCATCAGCCTACGGCGAGCTGACCATCAAAGTACCAGCCGCTGCCGTCGCCAAATACCTGCAAAATCCAACAGCTCAAAAACTGGCTAACTTCCCCAAGCCACCCGAGCCAAAGCCAGCACCAGCACCAGCGCCCGCTACGCCAGCACCTGCACCAACCACCGGCAACAAAGTGATTGCGTTGACGTTTGATGACGGACCGGGTCCATACACCGCGCACTTACTGGACATCTTGGATCAATATGGTGCTAAAGCGACGTTTTTCTTGATTGGTAGCAAAGTCTCCGGGCAAGCTAGCATCGTGCGCAGCATACAAGCGCGTGGTCATCAACTGGGTAATCACTCGTGGTCACATCCGGAACTACCTAAGCTATCAGTTGACCAAATTGCTGGTGAAATCGACCGCACCAACGAGGCCATCAGACAAGCCACTGGTATCAAACCGAGCATCTTGCGCCCGCCTTATGGCGCCGTCAATGGTGTGGTTTTGGAGCAACTTCGGACGCGTGGCATGTCGTCAATCTTATGGTCGGTTGACACGCGGGACTGGGCTGATCGCAATAGCCAAATTGTCTGTTCACGTGCCGTCGCTGGCGCTCGTCCTGGAGCCGTCATCTTGATGCATGACATTCACCAAACTTCCGTCAATGCCGTGCCATGTATCCTCAGCTCACTGAAGCAGCAGGGGTATTCATTTGTGACGATACAGCGGTTACATTAGTCCACCTGATCAATCTCAAATATCTTGTATTTCGAGGTTGCACCGCGCACCAATTTTACCTTTGAAGGTGCCACGCCGAGATGCTTTGCTAGTAGTTTCGCCGCCGCTAGATTCGCCCGCCCCTCAATGGCTGGCGCCTTGGTGTAGATCGTCAGCAAACCATCATCGTTCGGGACGACTTCTTCGCGGTGGCGGGAGTTGGGCTTGAGATGGGCGGAGATTTTCATAATTCAATAATCATTACCCTTAAAACGACATCGCCTCCAACTCCCGTGGTAAAATCTCCTGCACTTCTACCGAACCGACCACCAAGTGGTAACCATGCAAGTTTGGCGGTAAGTCGTGCCTAGCTGAACCCCAATGAAATGGCTGATTTACACTAAAATAATCGAGCAGTTCTGCATTCAAAAAATGCTCGCGCGGCAGATCCACCGAACCGTCCTGAGTGACGACCAGCGCTATCGATAAGCCAGCCGTTACACCACCTTCGTTTTTAGCATACGCCGCCGTCACCAGATGAATCATTGGCTCAAATTTCAGCACAGACTGATCGCTCGCCTCCACCTGCGCCTGACCGCGACAAGCTAACTGCTGATTGATTTTTGTTGTTAATTCGTCAACACTCGACTTACCGTCGCCGGCGCGGCAATAATCACAACCATCTGCCGCCTCGACATATTCCAATAGCAAATCCATATCGACGTCAGTGTCCTTAACGCCATGCCGTGACAGTTGCGCCACCATTTCATGCAGCGCGCCCAGCAAACTATAGTCATTGGCATTCCTGGCAGCGTCACCAATGCGGATGATGGCGCGAGCGACGGTAATGGTTTTGTTTGGCTTGTTCATATATTCTCCCGAGGGTATCTCGCAGCTCTTTATCGACATACCTACACCCGCCAATCATCGGGAGTTGACTTAGTATAATCATACATACCAATCGTCTCGAAGTGTTTTTTGGCACAAGCAATTTTATGCAGTTCATTTTCACGCTCACCGCCATTCTTCGTCTCACGCACCATATATACTTTTTCTACGCCATTGACTTCTTTGACAATTGCCCAATCTGGATTGTAGTCACCAACTGGCGTTGGTATCGTAAACTTCGACGGCAGCTTGAGGAATAGTTTGATATCTTCACGACTGTCCAAATATTCGGCAAACTTTTGTTCAGTCGCCGAATCTAGCACCAATCTATCTGTCACTGTTTTTTGTTGATTCTTAACTTGATACAGTCGATCAATAAAACGTTCGACTTCTTCATCACTATCTTTTTGGAAATTGCGAAGTTCATAATTACGCTCACCCATCTTTTCATACTCAACGCCGTCTACCACAACCTGCGCCAGTACCGACTTAATTGCACTCTTCACCATTTGCACATAGTCGTAAGGGTTTTTCAAGAATTCATGTAGCCGACCACTACCAATCAAAATGTCAACAATTGTTCGTCGAGTGAGACCAGTGCTATCCTGTAATTCAGAGATGATATCCGGCAGTTCAAACGTTCCCGCCAAGTCACGGGTTGCTTCACCTACCATACCATCGTTATGAACGCCGCCACGCTTCAAAAGCACTCTATGCCTTTTCACCTCAATTCTTAACGGCTTAAGCTCAGGCTTGGATTTAATGGCGCCAATGGCCGCCATAATAATCTGGCCGTTATCAAATGCCACACGGTACGTCGTCTTGTGCGAGATTCGCTTCCATAATTCCTCAAGTAGCGGACTATACAAGACTTCCTTGTTTGGACAAATCTTCTCTTTTTTACGCGCATCCTTAACAAATTTATCAATTTTACAACCCTCAATAATATCCACCACCTCGGCATGATATTTTTGCAGATCACCAGGTAAATCAAGCGTAAAGCCAATATTATTTGGCGTGAAATTCGCCAACACCCGACCCTCGTCATCAATCATACTGCGACGCCGCAAACACTCCCAGACCTCATTTGATTTCTGATGTCCCAATGTACTGTTTGGATCGTCATGTACTGGTATCCGCGCAAATTCACTACGCCGCACAAAACCAATCTTAACACCAGCTTTCTTATATTCCTTTTGTAAATTATTAGCAAAATCACGATACGATTCATTGGCTACTACCATCAACTGATTGATCTGTTCGTCAAACACTCGTGTACCGTCCTGACGCACTGGCAAGCGCAAGCCTCGCCCAATCGTCTGTCTACGATCATTTTCACTGCCGCTCTCGCGCATCATACAAATTTGAAATACGTTCGGATTATCCCAACCCTCTTTCAGTGCCGAGTGGCTAAAAATAAACCGCACTGGATTTGCCTGATCGAGCAGTTTTTCTTTGCCTTTCATGATTAGGTCATAAGCCGACTCGTCCTGTGCATTGCCTTTGCCCTCTTTGCTGTCGACAAAGCTCGTTTTGCCGCCCTTACGCATCTCAGCAAAATATGCTTTTCGAACTTCACTTGAATCTTCAGGCATGATATCTTCGTAAA contains the following coding sequences:
- a CDS encoding ABC transporter ATP-binding protein, yielding MSKPIISTKKITKSFGQTQALRGVSLDVEAGEVLAIMGPSGSGKSTLLHSLAAITKVDSGEIDFDGRRIDKLSDDQRSILRRTSFGFVFQFGQLVPELTALDNVALPLLLNGVKRKEAYQQAKTWLNKVELGNKADSMLGELSGGQMQRVAIARAMVIEPKVLFADEPTGSLDSLNSEKVMELFIKTAKEHGTTVIMVTHEPTIAAYADREIIVRDGQISGAEAAVHPAQVRADKTNVRIV
- a CDS encoding PadR family transcriptional regulator, which encodes MSVQYTLLGFLAEESNYGYELKKKYDGYFGKDKPILTGQIYSTLARLKRDNKVKEITDTSESGGPDRVRYEITDEGKQDLQAWLESPEAPSPQLQATMYIKAVLAILKDGDASPYLDNQRQAHIQRMRELTAQRRDSNLSDMLLIDHALYHLEADLRWIELTISRLTRLKEEILHEQTNN
- a CDS encoding DsbA family protein, which produces MNRQKSASIAIIWIISGILITAIVALFIYGIVNRPPNRHVGDGKPWNEKMSQGSSEAKHVFVDYTDYFCSFCAEVEAATNADFFKNEYLKSGKVRYEHRVVTLLKEVTDNTETGAHAAFCAADQDKYWQYTHDIVPRIKRDYFDKGIGVKNVAVPQKIPPLPLDYFLASAKNIGMDEAKFTDCMTKKPHQKEIDDSTQKALSLGVSGLPYMVINDYVASGFAGGENGLKAILKAGGVN
- a CDS encoding polysaccharide deacetylase family protein, with protein sequence MSAKKMQTKPQKPSNKRPSIQPRREAKTNTASYSTSRLSSALFTTLLLLAVAAMAALFYLQSIQPPAQRPTVLEDEKYYFTDSRYSGIRSKFVTRDTKREKVSIEYPITSNPKINKLIARAIDRADSDFRYTSSSTITFDRPMTETISYQVTHNNSVALSIIVNIKQDTHGAHPVALTLFWTFDKNSGEVISLDNLTEKSEEATKAIVAAAQRDVAQTIKQRHQPEANLEEMITKETLANFTITDDGNTLAWPIGQASLLPSAYGELTIKVPAAAVAKYLQNPTAQKLANFPKPPEPKPAPAPAPATPAPAPTTGNKVIALTFDDGPGPYTAHLLDILDQYGAKATFFLIGSKVSGQASIVRSIQARGHQLGNHSWSHPELPKLSVDQIAGEIDRTNEAIRQATGIKPSILRPPYGAVNGVVLEQLRTRGMSSILWSVDTRDWADRNSQIVCSRAVAGARPGAVILMHDIHQTSVNAVPCILSSLKQQGYSFVTIQRLH
- a CDS encoding DUF167 domain-containing protein, whose product is MKISAHLKPNSRHREEVVPNDDGLLTIYTKAPAIEGRANLAAAKLLAKHLGVAPSKVKLVRGATSKYKIFEIDQVD
- a CDS encoding DEAD/DEAH box helicase family protein; protein product: MKIKYDSSQLFQLQAISSITSVFEGQPDSADAFDAVLRSRSVRGAQVGLFDEIGAIGNNLLLDDDAILENVRSIQNDNGIAPVKELDGMNFSVEMETGTGKTYVYLRTALEMAKLYGFSKFIIIVPSIAIKEGVKSSLDGMREHFTREMGYSPYEASVYDGKNPEVVQSYATSTMTQFMVMTIDAIRGNKNTRVIHQERDKLNGIAPIEYLAAVNPIVIMDEPQNMESELSTSAINDLNPICTLRYSATHTHEYNMMYRLDPVDAHREKLVKSIVVANARQEGSDAKPYIKLIDVRNTPKLQAYVEVLVRDKNGNVGRKPLWVNHHDKLDIRTGNSIYEGYTINEISTVPASVEVGSQGVLMLGENWGGNEDQVMREMIRVTIAEHIKREYLLRDQGIKVLSLFFVDKVASYLEYDADGNMVDGKFARWFDELYQEERRKSRFYEDIMPEDSSEVRKAYFAEMRKGGKTSFVDSKEGKGNAQDESAYDLIMKGKEKLLDQANPVRFIFSHSALKEGWDNPNVFQICMMRESGSENDRRQTIGRGLRLPVRQDGTRVFDEQINQLMVVANESYRDFANNLQKEYKKAGVKIGFVRRSEFARIPVHDDPNSTLGHQKSNEVWECLRRRSMIDDEGRVLANFTPNNIGFTLDLPGDLQKYHAEVVDIIEGCKIDKFVKDARKKEKICPNKEVLYSPLLEELWKRISHKTTYRVAFDNGQIIMAAIGAIKSKPELKPLRIEVKRHRVLLKRGGVHNDGMVGEATRDLAGTFELPDIISELQDSTGLTRRTIVDILIGSGRLHEFLKNPYDYVQMVKSAIKSVLAQVVVDGVEYEKMGERNYELRNFQKDSDEEVERFIDRLYQVKNQQKTVTDRLVLDSATEQKFAEYLDSREDIKLFLKLPSKFTIPTPVGDYNPDWAIVKEVNGVEKVYMVRETKNGGERENELHKIACAKKHFETIGMYDYTKSTPDDWRV